In a genomic window of Candidatus Binatus sp.:
- a CDS encoding nitroreductase family protein, with product MDALEAILSRRVQRAFSDEPVAREKLSKIVEAGRHAMSARNLQPWQFVVIQNRDTLKEIGALCSTGRFVAESPSAIVVLKDVANARWADVDCAQAVQNMANAGWALGLGTCWVGNFDGARIGALLGVKDGWAIFTVLPFGYADPKNPPQAKQLKPRGEIVHYERVGNAKP from the coding sequence ATGGACGCTCTTGAAGCGATTCTCTCCCGCCGGGTGCAGCGCGCGTTCTCGGACGAGCCGGTGGCGCGCGAAAAACTCTCGAAGATCGTCGAGGCCGGACGCCACGCGATGAGCGCGCGCAACCTGCAGCCGTGGCAGTTTGTCGTGATTCAAAATCGCGACACGTTGAAGGAGATTGGCGCGCTATGCTCGACCGGCCGCTTCGTTGCCGAGTCGCCGTCGGCGATCGTGGTGCTCAAGGACGTCGCCAACGCGCGGTGGGCCGACGTGGATTGCGCGCAAGCGGTGCAGAACATGGCTAACGCGGGATGGGCGCTGGGCCTGGGCACCTGTTGGGTCGGCAACTTCGACGGGGCCAGGATTGGCGCGTTACTCGGGGTCAAGGACGGATGGGCAATTTTCACGGTTCTGCCGTTCGGCTACGCCGACCCGAAGAATCCGCCGCAGGCGAAGCAACTCAAACCGCGCGGTGAGATAGTGCATTATGAACGCGTAGGAAATGCCAAGCCGTGA
- a CDS encoding rhodanese-like domain-containing protein: MAIKHQIPPEAHATLQDNPDALYLDVRTEVEFAAGHAPRAINIPVMVAKGPGQMQLNLDFVEIVVKVIPLDKKLIVGCMVGGRSQRACEMLEEAGFIDLINVVGGFGGQRDASGQVVVVGWKDAGLPVTTELGDATYAALRSKAGV; this comes from the coding sequence ATGGCGATAAAACACCAAATTCCACCCGAAGCGCACGCAACGCTGCAGGATAATCCCGACGCGCTCTATCTCGACGTTCGCACCGAAGTAGAATTCGCCGCCGGACACGCGCCACGCGCGATCAATATCCCGGTCATGGTGGCCAAGGGTCCGGGCCAGATGCAGTTGAATCTCGACTTTGTCGAGATCGTCGTGAAGGTAATTCCCCTCGACAAGAAACTCATCGTCGGATGCATGGTGGGCGGACGTTCGCAGCGCGCGTGCGAGATGCTCGAAGAGGCGGGTTTCATCGATCTGATCAACGTGGTCGGCGGCTTTGGCGGCCAGCGCGACGCGTCGGGGCAGGTGGTCGTCGTGGGATGGAAGGACGCGGGACTGCCGGTGACGACCGAGCTGGGCGACGCCACCTACGCGGCGCTGCGGAGCAAGGCGGGCGTCTAA
- a CDS encoding cob(I)yrinic acid a,c-diamide adenosyltransferase — protein sequence MAIRLSRIYTRTGDKGNTALVGGRRVPKDSARLEAYGTTDELNSIIGIVRTYLTQYRDGFGADFEPYAETLRRIQNELFDLGSELATPPDGEYPQMHKMGAGEIKRLEEEMDAMEKELEPLKSFTLPGGGVLNAFLHQARTVCRRAERECWRLKREEDINDNLIIYVNRLSDHLFVQSRWVAQRLGEPEFLWDRALRIEADKKTARAAKSKPGRGGVKS from the coding sequence ATGGCGATACGCCTGAGCCGGATTTACACGCGCACGGGCGACAAGGGGAATACCGCGCTGGTCGGCGGCAGGCGCGTGCCAAAGGACAGCGCGCGGCTGGAGGCCTACGGAACAACCGATGAGCTGAATTCGATCATCGGAATCGTTCGCACCTACCTTACCCAATATCGCGACGGGTTCGGCGCCGATTTCGAGCCGTATGCGGAGACCCTGCGGCGGATACAAAACGAATTGTTCGACCTGGGCAGCGAACTCGCCACGCCGCCCGACGGCGAATATCCGCAGATGCACAAGATGGGCGCCGGCGAGATCAAGCGGCTCGAAGAAGAGATGGACGCGATGGAGAAGGAGCTCGAGCCGCTGAAATCCTTCACCCTGCCCGGCGGCGGCGTGCTCAACGCGTTTCTGCATCAGGCGCGCACGGTGTGCAGGCGTGCGGAGCGCGAATGCTGGCGGCTGAAGCGCGAAGAGGACATCAACGACAATCTCATCATCTATGTGAACCGGCTGAGCGATCATCTGTTCGTGCAGTCGCGATGGGTTGCGCAGCGGCTAGGGGAGCCCGAATTTCTGTGGGACCGGGCGCTGCGGATCGAAGCGGATAAGAAGACCGCGCGCGCGGCGAAGAGCAAGCCGGGCCGCGGCGGCGTGAAATCCTGA
- a CDS encoding MBL fold metallo-hydrolase, translating into MAESSDQKIYLRQAQVGPMANFVYLIGDPATRKLAVVDPAWDVDAIRTYAEREGYEIDKLLLTHYHPDHLGGHMMGQNIEGAAKLLEQVKVKVYVNKHEADGVKQVAGLSDSDLVKVDAGDTVKVGELEVKFLHTPGHTPGSQCFLVEGNLISGDTLFVNSCGRVDLPGSDPEAMYHSLNDTLRKLDDSTVVYPGHAYSAESSTTIGDQKRHNMYMRFPTLDDFLDAMGYPRR; encoded by the coding sequence ATGGCTGAATCCAGCGACCAGAAAATCTATCTGCGACAGGCGCAGGTCGGCCCGATGGCGAATTTCGTGTACCTGATCGGCGATCCGGCCACGCGCAAGCTCGCGGTCGTCGATCCCGCGTGGGACGTCGATGCGATACGCACCTATGCGGAGCGGGAAGGTTACGAGATCGACAAACTCCTGCTGACGCACTATCACCCCGATCATCTGGGCGGGCACATGATGGGCCAGAACATCGAGGGCGCCGCCAAACTGCTCGAACAGGTGAAGGTCAAGGTCTATGTGAACAAGCACGAGGCCGACGGGGTGAAGCAGGTCGCGGGATTGTCGGACTCCGACCTGGTGAAGGTCGATGCGGGCGACACGGTCAAAGTGGGCGAGCTCGAGGTGAAGTTCCTGCATACGCCCGGGCATACGCCGGGCTCGCAGTGCTTCCTGGTCGAGGGCAACCTGATTTCCGGCGACACGCTGTTCGTGAACTCGTGCGGACGGGTGGACCTGCCGGGCTCGGACCCGGAGGCGATGTATCACAGCCTGAACGATACGCTGCGCAAGCTCGACGACTCGACGGTGGTGTATCCGGGGCACGCGTACTCGGCGGAATCCAGCACGACGATCGGCGATCAGAAGCGCCACAACATGTACATGCGATTTCCGACGCTCGACGATTTTCTCGACGCGATGGGCTACCCGCGCCGCTAG
- the ligA gene encoding NAD-dependent DNA ligase LigA has product MREDSHKLAAQAEKLRDEIDRANYRYHVLDNPEISDAEYDQLMRRLEALEREHPELATPDSPTQRVGAAPSEKFGVVVHRRPMMSLGNAMDAEEMREFDKRVRRLLKSDADVEYVAEVKLDGLGIELVYEDGRLTVGSTRGDGINGEDVTRNIRTIKSVPLRLRCPEHNKSKIPRLLEVRGEVIIPRTGFARLNREREEAGEPVFANPRNAAAGALRQLDPKITASRPLDVFLYAPGVIEGVALKSQWEFLQAIKALGLRVNPLSRVCRGIGAILEYWNEITEKRRELDYEADGVVAKVNSYALQEQLGEVSRSPRWAIAYKFKAQQAETVVEKIEVQVGRIGSLTPVGKLRPVQLAGVTISNTSLHNLDEIRRKDIRERDTVLIERAGDVIPYVIRVTRQGHPRAKPFEMPTHCPECGAAIVHEQGEVGYFCVNANCPARMRESIRHFASKGCLDIEGLGDKLVAQLVEQGLVKELDDLFGLTGEQLAGLERMADKSARNVLDAIAAARKTSLDRFISGLGIRHVGEHTARQLALKFRTMDALAAATEDDLLGVRDIGSEVAHSIREYFDEPRNLKTVKRLIKILEVEPPAQLEGRGAVRDKTFVLTGTLESMTREEAERKIMAAGGRVTSSVSRKTGFVVAGAEPGSKLKKANDLGVRVLDEKGLVSILARDS; this is encoded by the coding sequence ATGCGTGAAGATTCGCACAAGCTCGCCGCGCAAGCCGAAAAGCTGCGCGACGAGATCGACCGCGCCAACTATCGCTACCACGTCCTCGACAATCCGGAAATTTCCGACGCCGAATACGACCAGCTGATGCGCCGGCTCGAGGCGCTCGAGCGGGAGCATCCCGAGCTTGCCACGCCCGATTCGCCCACGCAGCGGGTGGGTGCGGCGCCGAGCGAAAAATTCGGCGTCGTGGTGCATCGCCGCCCGATGATGTCGCTCGGCAACGCGATGGACGCCGAGGAGATGCGCGAGTTCGACAAGCGCGTCAGGCGGCTGCTGAAATCCGACGCCGACGTCGAGTACGTCGCCGAGGTCAAGCTCGACGGACTCGGCATCGAGCTGGTTTACGAAGACGGGCGGTTGACCGTCGGCTCGACCCGCGGCGACGGAATCAACGGCGAGGACGTCACCCGCAATATCCGCACGATCAAGAGCGTGCCGCTCAGGTTGCGCTGTCCGGAGCACAACAAAAGCAAAATCCCGCGCCTGCTCGAAGTGCGCGGCGAAGTGATTATTCCGCGGACCGGGTTTGCAAGGTTGAACCGCGAGCGCGAAGAGGCCGGCGAGCCGGTGTTCGCCAATCCGCGCAACGCAGCGGCGGGAGCGCTTCGCCAGCTCGATCCAAAGATCACCGCGTCGCGGCCGCTCGACGTTTTCCTGTACGCGCCGGGCGTGATCGAGGGCGTCGCGCTCAAATCGCAGTGGGAATTTCTGCAAGCGATCAAAGCGCTGGGGTTGCGCGTGAATCCGTTGTCGCGCGTGTGCAGGGGCATCGGCGCGATCCTCGAATACTGGAACGAAATTACCGAAAAACGCCGCGAGCTGGACTACGAGGCCGACGGCGTGGTGGCCAAGGTGAACTCCTACGCGCTCCAGGAGCAGCTCGGCGAGGTGTCGCGGTCGCCGCGCTGGGCGATTGCGTACAAGTTCAAGGCGCAGCAGGCGGAGACGGTGGTCGAGAAGATCGAGGTGCAGGTCGGCAGAATCGGTTCGCTCACGCCGGTCGGCAAGCTTCGCCCCGTGCAGCTCGCCGGCGTCACGATTTCGAATACTTCGCTGCACAACCTCGACGAGATCAGGCGCAAGGACATCCGCGAGCGCGACACCGTGCTGATCGAGCGCGCGGGCGACGTCATTCCGTACGTCATTCGGGTCACCAGGCAAGGGCATCCGCGCGCGAAGCCGTTTGAGATGCCCACCCATTGCCCGGAATGCGGCGCGGCGATCGTCCACGAGCAGGGCGAGGTCGGTTACTTCTGCGTCAATGCGAATTGCCCGGCGCGGATGCGCGAATCGATTCGCCATTTCGCGTCCAAGGGCTGCCTCGATATCGAAGGGTTGGGCGACAAGCTGGTCGCGCAACTCGTCGAGCAGGGCTTGGTGAAGGAGCTCGACGATCTATTCGGGTTGACCGGGGAGCAACTCGCGGGGCTTGAGCGCATGGCGGACAAGAGCGCGCGCAACGTGCTGGACGCGATCGCGGCGGCGCGCAAAACCTCGCTCGACAGGTTCATCAGCGGGCTTGGGATACGCCACGTCGGCGAGCATACCGCGCGTCAACTGGCGTTGAAGTTCAGGACGATGGACGCGCTGGCGGCCGCCACGGAGGACGATTTGCTCGGCGTGCGCGATATCGGGAGCGAAGTAGCGCACAGCATCCGCGAGTACTTCGATGAGCCGCGAAATCTCAAGACCGTCAAGCGCCTGATCAAAATCCTCGAGGTCGAACCGCCGGCCCAGCTCGAGGGCCGCGGCGCGGTCCGCGACAAGACGTTCGTGCTGACCGGGACGCTGGAATCGATGACGCGGGAGGAGGCCGAGCGCAAAATCATGGCGGCGGGAGGGCGAGTCACGTCGTCGGTCAGCCGCAAGACCGGCTTCGTGGTCGCGGGCGCCGAGCCAGGCTCGAAGCTGAAGAAGGCAAACGATTTGGGAGTCAGGGTGCTCGACGAGAAGGGGCTCGTGTCGATTCTTGCGCGCGATAGTTGA
- a CDS encoding acylphosphatase produces the protein MTTQKQSGRARLHLIISGRVQGVGFRFSACDEAKDLALAGWVRNIPAGEVEIVAEGSRENLQMLAAWAHLGTPSAHVTEVREDWLDFTGEFTEFRIR, from the coding sequence ATGACGACGCAAAAGCAATCGGGCCGCGCGAGGCTGCATCTGATAATCAGCGGGCGGGTGCAGGGAGTCGGCTTTCGATTCTCGGCTTGCGACGAGGCGAAAGATCTCGCACTCGCCGGATGGGTGCGCAATATCCCGGCCGGCGAGGTCGAAATCGTCGCGGAAGGCAGCAGGGAGAATTTGCAGATGCTGGCGGCGTGGGCACATCTGGGCACGCCGTCGGCGCACGTAACTGAGGTACGCGAAGACTGGCTGGATTTTACCGGTGAGTTCACCGAGTTTCGAATTCGCTGA
- a CDS encoding 2-oxoacid:acceptor oxidoreductase subunit alpha — translation MAVPPEAAGQAAESHESAAPAPKPHLKRDHVVIRFAGDSGDGMQLTGMQFTSESALAGNDIATLPDYPAEIRAPQGTLAGVSGFQLNFSSSEVFTPGDEPNVLVAMNPAALRTNIEDLQPNAVIIVDREAFNDSNIKRAGYTTNPLTDHSLDKFQLIEVDVSKLTSLAVHGLGLNNRAAFRCRNMFVLGMLSWLFQRPIDNTITSLKNRFKKTPELIEANIRVLTAGYNYGETTEMFASSYEVPAAQIAPGLYRNITGNSATALGFVAAAVKAGRPLFLGSYPITPASDILHDLSGYKNFPVYTFQAEDEIAGVCSAIGASFGGAIAITTTSGPGLDLKSEAIGLAMKVELPLVITDVQRAGPSTGMPTKPEQADLMLAMYGRHGEAPVPIIAASTPADCFDCAYEAVRIAVKYMTPVILLTDGQLANGAEPWLLPDPDKLAPIKVEFATNPEGFLPYARDAETLSRPWAVPGTKGLEHRIGGLSGENLTGNVSHSPANNELMVRTRARKIAGITREIPPIEVFGDAGGGDLVVLGWGSSFGPIREAVKRVRAKGKKVSHVHLRYLNPLPGDLSEALKRFKQVMVAEMNMGQLLKLVRAEYLIDAFGFNKIQGRPFKVSEIENRINRVLEG, via the coding sequence ATGGCTGTACCACCTGAGGCGGCTGGACAAGCTGCCGAGTCGCATGAATCCGCCGCGCCCGCGCCCAAACCGCATCTGAAGCGCGATCATGTCGTCATCCGGTTTGCGGGCGACTCGGGCGATGGAATGCAGTTGACGGGGATGCAATTCACGTCCGAATCGGCGCTGGCTGGCAACGATATCGCCACACTGCCCGACTATCCCGCTGAAATCCGCGCGCCGCAGGGAACGCTGGCCGGGGTCAGCGGCTTTCAGCTGAATTTTTCAAGCAGCGAGGTCTTTACCCCCGGCGATGAGCCCAACGTGCTGGTCGCGATGAATCCCGCGGCGCTGCGGACCAACATCGAGGATCTTCAGCCCAACGCCGTAATAATCGTGGACCGCGAGGCGTTCAACGATTCCAACATCAAGCGCGCCGGATACACGACCAATCCGCTGACGGATCATTCGCTCGACAAATTCCAGCTGATCGAAGTCGATGTGAGCAAGCTCACGTCGCTGGCGGTGCACGGGCTGGGGCTCAACAATCGCGCGGCGTTCCGATGCCGCAACATGTTCGTGCTCGGGATGCTGTCGTGGCTGTTTCAGCGGCCGATCGACAACACGATCACCTCCCTCAAGAACCGCTTCAAGAAGACGCCCGAGCTGATCGAGGCCAATATTCGCGTGCTCACGGCCGGGTACAATTACGGCGAGACGACCGAGATGTTCGCCAGTTCGTACGAGGTGCCTGCGGCGCAAATCGCCCCCGGCCTCTATCGCAATATCACCGGCAATAGCGCGACCGCGCTGGGTTTCGTGGCGGCCGCGGTAAAGGCGGGCCGTCCGCTGTTTCTGGGCTCGTATCCGATTACGCCCGCCAGCGACATTCTGCACGACCTCTCAGGCTACAAAAATTTTCCCGTATATACTTTCCAGGCCGAGGACGAGATTGCCGGCGTCTGCTCGGCCATTGGCGCGTCATTCGGTGGAGCGATCGCAATCACCACGACTTCGGGGCCCGGCCTGGACTTGAAGTCCGAGGCGATCGGGCTGGCGATGAAGGTTGAGCTGCCGCTGGTGATTACCGACGTGCAGCGCGCGGGACCGTCCACCGGGATGCCGACCAAGCCCGAGCAGGCCGATTTGATGCTGGCGATGTACGGACGGCATGGCGAGGCGCCAGTTCCGATCATCGCGGCCTCGACCCCGGCCGACTGCTTCGATTGCGCCTACGAGGCGGTGCGAATCGCGGTCAAGTACATGACGCCGGTGATCCTGCTCACCGACGGCCAGTTGGCCAACGGTGCGGAGCCGTGGCTGCTGCCCGACCCGGACAAGCTTGCGCCGATCAAAGTTGAATTCGCCACCAACCCAGAGGGTTTCCTGCCCTACGCTCGCGACGCCGAAACGCTGTCGCGTCCGTGGGCGGTGCCGGGGACCAAGGGCCTCGAGCATCGCATCGGAGGACTGTCGGGCGAAAACCTGACCGGCAACGTGAGCCATTCGCCGGCCAACAACGAGCTGATGGTGCGGACGCGGGCGCGCAAGATTGCGGGTATCACGCGCGAGATTCCGCCGATCGAAGTGTTCGGCGATGCCGGCGGCGGCGACCTGGTCGTGCTCGGATGGGGCTCGAGCTTCGGTCCGATTCGCGAAGCCGTCAAGCGGGTGCGCGCCAAGGGCAAGAAAGTCTCGCACGTGCATCTGCGCTATCTCAATCCTCTGCCCGGCGACTTGAGCGAAGCGCTCAAGCGTTTCAAGCAGGTGATGGTCGCGGAAATGAACATGGGACAACTGCTCAAGCTGGTGCGCGCCGAATACCTGATCGACGCCTTCGGATTCAACAAGATCCAGGGCCGTCCGTTCAAAGTCAGCGAGATCGAAAACCGCATCAACCGGGTCCTGGAGGGCTGA
- a CDS encoding 2-oxoacid:ferredoxin oxidoreductase subunit beta, with translation MATVLNRKDFVSDQEVRWCPGCGDYAILAAVQKTMPEFGIAPENTVFISGIGCSSRFPYYMNTYGFHTIHGRAPAIATGLKISRPDLDVWVVTGDGDGLSIGGNHLIHVLRRNVDINILLFNNRIYGLTKGQYSPTSEVGKITKSTPAGSVDFPFNPITVALGTHGTFVARSIDIEQKLLGEVLKRAHAHRGTSFIEILQNCSIFNDGAFNDVTDKALKPDHQLVLEHGKPLIFGKDRDKGIRMNGMRPEVVQLSATVTEKDLVVHDETNLSLAFMLGHFESPLPTPVGVFYAVSQPTYDGAVNQQLADAKAKQGAGDLRALLGKGDTWTVN, from the coding sequence ATGGCAACCGTTCTTAACCGCAAGGATTTCGTCTCCGACCAGGAAGTACGCTGGTGCCCCGGATGCGGCGACTACGCGATTCTGGCCGCAGTGCAAAAAACCATGCCCGAGTTCGGCATCGCTCCCGAGAACACGGTCTTCATCTCGGGAATCGGATGCTCGAGCCGGTTTCCCTACTACATGAACACCTACGGCTTCCACACCATTCACGGCCGCGCGCCGGCGATCGCCACCGGGCTTAAGATTTCACGGCCCGATCTCGACGTGTGGGTGGTGACCGGCGACGGCGACGGGCTCTCGATCGGCGGCAATCATCTGATCCACGTGCTCAGGCGCAACGTCGATATCAATATTCTGCTCTTCAACAATCGAATCTACGGGCTCACCAAGGGTCAATATTCGCCGACCTCGGAAGTGGGCAAAATCACCAAGTCCACGCCGGCTGGTTCGGTTGATTTTCCCTTCAATCCGATCACGGTGGCGCTCGGCACGCACGGGACCTTCGTTGCGCGCTCGATCGACATCGAGCAGAAGCTCCTCGGCGAGGTGCTCAAGCGCGCGCACGCGCATCGCGGCACGTCGTTCATCGAGATTCTGCAGAACTGCAGCATCTTCAACGACGGCGCTTTCAACGATGTCACCGACAAGGCGCTCAAGCCGGACCATCAGCTGGTTCTCGAGCACGGGAAACCGCTCATCTTCGGCAAGGATCGCGACAAGGGAATCAGGATGAACGGAATGCGGCCCGAGGTAGTACAGCTCAGCGCAACCGTCACGGAGAAGGACCTCGTCGTGCACGACGAGACCAATCTCTCGCTGGCGTTCATGCTGGGACACTTCGAGTCTCCGCTGCCGACCCCGGTGGGAGTGTTCTACGCGGTGTCGCAGCCGACTTACGACGGAGCTGTCAACCAGCAGCTCGCCGACGCCAAGGCCAAGCAGGGCGCGGGCGACTTGAGGGCGCTGCTGGGCAAGGGCGATACCTGGACGGTGAACTGA
- a CDS encoding SDR family oxidoreductase has translation MTKVLILGATSPIARALALRFASDGARLYLAARDPDEARRVAEDVSVRAGVTALSGTFDASDFASHDEFIRRAAGALGGLDGVVACFGTLGDEDAAQTDPGAALATIHQNFTGAVSLITLAARHLEQQRSGFIIVIGSVAGERGRARNYVYGSAKGALAIFAQGLRGRLAASGVHVMTVKLGTVDTRMTWGREGAILTISPAKAADLIYAAYRRRAEVVYTPWFWRFIMAAVRLIPESRFKRLSF, from the coding sequence ATGACCAAAGTTCTCATTCTTGGCGCCACCAGCCCGATCGCGCGCGCACTCGCGCTCCGCTTCGCATCCGACGGAGCGCGGTTGTACCTGGCCGCCCGCGACCCCGATGAGGCTCGCCGCGTTGCGGAAGATGTCAGCGTTCGCGCAGGCGTGACCGCTCTTTCCGGAACCTTCGACGCGTCGGATTTCGCCTCGCACGACGAGTTCATCCGCCGCGCCGCGGGCGCGCTCGGCGGACTCGACGGGGTCGTCGCATGCTTCGGCACGCTCGGCGACGAAGACGCGGCCCAGACCGATCCCGGCGCCGCGCTCGCCACGATTCATCAGAACTTCACCGGCGCCGTGTCCTTGATTACGCTGGCCGCCCGTCATCTCGAACAGCAACGCTCCGGCTTCATCATCGTGATCGGATCGGTCGCCGGCGAGCGCGGCCGCGCACGCAATTATGTGTACGGCTCGGCCAAGGGCGCGCTCGCGATCTTTGCGCAAGGCCTGCGCGGGCGGCTGGCCGCCAGCGGAGTGCATGTGATGACGGTGAAGCTCGGCACGGTGGATACCCGGATGACCTGGGGACGCGAGGGCGCTATCCTCACGATTTCACCCGCCAAAGCCGCCGATCTGATCTACGCGGCCTATCGCAGGCGCGCCGAAGTGGTGTACACGCCGTGGTTCTGGCGCTTCATCATGGCGGCGGTCCGGCTGATCCCCGAAAGCCGCTTCAAACGCCTCAGCTTCTGA
- a CDS encoding FAD-binding oxidoreductase codes for MTAVRTDSMTTTERRESSAMPKPRHALLTGWGRYPLSESDIYRPEKIAELQAVVTADATSLIARGAGRAYGDAALNDQNRVVDLTRLNRMLAFDPATGILRCEAGVTIAELIDVFLPRGFFPPVTPGTRFVTLGGSIAADVHGKNHHRDSSLAAHVTSFDLMIASGKVLRCSREENAELFRATVGGMGLTGVILELELRMRRVESAYLDGELIRAGNIDAAIEAFERTDSEYGYSVAWIDCASRLGALGRSVLNLGNFATLDRLPRNLAQNPLHATARPSPIVPIDLPGFALNSLTVKAFNAVYYALHRQTAAHTIFDYDSFFYPLDSIRNWNRIYGKRGFIQYQCVWPPGESRAGLVEVLEATSRSQRGSFLAVLKKFGAQDGLLSFPMPGYTLALDFPMTDGLLEFLDSIDAMVLKRGGRVYLAKDARLRAETFRAMYPNLAQWQAAKAVADPDNRFSSSLSRRLGMCPA; via the coding sequence ATGACGGCCGTGCGCACAGACTCGATGACGACCACTGAGCGACGCGAATCGAGCGCGATGCCGAAACCGCGCCATGCGCTACTCACCGGATGGGGCCGCTATCCGCTCTCAGAGAGCGACATCTACCGGCCCGAGAAAATCGCCGAGCTGCAAGCGGTCGTAACCGCCGACGCGACTTCGCTAATCGCACGCGGCGCCGGCCGCGCCTACGGCGATGCGGCGCTGAACGATCAGAATCGCGTCGTCGATCTGACGCGGCTGAATCGGATGCTCGCCTTCGACCCCGCCACCGGAATCCTGCGCTGCGAGGCCGGCGTCACGATCGCGGAGTTGATCGACGTCTTTTTGCCGCGCGGTTTCTTTCCGCCGGTCACGCCGGGCACCCGCTTCGTCACGCTTGGCGGATCGATCGCCGCCGACGTGCACGGCAAGAATCACCATCGCGATTCCTCATTGGCCGCGCACGTGACCAGCTTCGACCTGATGATCGCGTCAGGCAAGGTGCTTCGATGCTCGCGCGAGGAAAACGCCGAACTGTTCCGGGCGACGGTCGGCGGGATGGGTCTGACCGGCGTGATCCTCGAGCTTGAACTGAGGATGCGGCGGGTCGAGAGCGCTTATCTCGATGGCGAGTTGATCCGCGCGGGCAATATCGACGCCGCGATCGAGGCCTTCGAGCGCACTGATTCCGAGTACGGCTATTCGGTCGCGTGGATCGATTGCGCCAGCCGGCTGGGCGCGCTGGGCCGCTCGGTGCTCAACCTCGGCAACTTTGCGACGCTGGATCGGCTGCCCCGGAACCTGGCGCAGAATCCGCTCCACGCGACGGCGCGGCCGAGCCCAATCGTTCCAATCGACCTGCCTGGATTTGCGCTTAATTCACTGACCGTCAAGGCGTTCAACGCGGTCTATTACGCCCTTCATCGCCAGACCGCGGCGCACACTATCTTCGACTATGACAGCTTTTTCTACCCGCTCGATTCGATCCGGAACTGGAATCGAATCTATGGCAAACGCGGCTTCATCCAGTATCAATGCGTGTGGCCGCCGGGCGAGAGCCGCGCGGGCCTGGTCGAAGTGCTCGAGGCGACGAGCCGCAGCCAACGCGGATCGTTTCTCGCCGTGCTCAAAAAGTTCGGTGCGCAGGACGGCCTGCTTTCCTTCCCGATGCCCGGTTATACGCTCGCACTGGACTTCCCGATGACCGACGGACTGCTGGAATTTCTCGACTCGATCGACGCGATGGTGCTCAAGCGCGGCGGCCGCGTGTACCTGGCCAAGGATGCGCGCCTCCGTGCGGAGACGTTTCGCGCGATGTATCCGAATCTCGCCCAGTGGCAGGCGGCGAAGGCCGTCGCCGATCCCGACAACCGCTTCTCGTCGAGCCTGTCGCGCAGGCTTGGGATGTGTCCCGCCTGA